The Lentzea guizhouensis genome contains a region encoding:
- a CDS encoding FAD-binding oxidoreductase has product MREGAPVRLAKKTSNLFRFRAEQSGGLDVGRFDRVLSVDPAGRTAQVQGMTTYEDLVAATLPHGLMPLVVPQLKTITIGGAVAGLGIESTSFRNGLPHESVRELEILTGDGEVVVAKPDDDLFRAFPNSYGTLGYALRLEIELEPVRQYVRLRHVPFGSFEECAAVIEEVCEDGSADFVDGTVFSRGEMYLTLGHFVDIAPYTSDYTGDQIYYRSIQKRRTDHLTVHDYLWRWDTDWFWCSRAFGAQNPVVRRLWPKRYLRSDVYRKLVAKHRRLRPRTDVEPVIQDVEIPVSTLPAFLDFFDREIGISPVWLCPVRLRDTTGWPLYPMDPDVLYVNVGFWSEVPVRPGERMGDRNRLIEREVARLGGHKSLYSDSYYEEDEFWRHYNGSHYRSVKARYDQTNRLPDLYAKCVRGR; this is encoded by the coding sequence ATGCGCGAAGGTGCGCCGGTGCGGCTCGCGAAGAAGACGTCGAACCTCTTCCGGTTCCGCGCGGAGCAGTCCGGCGGGCTGGACGTGGGGAGGTTCGACCGGGTGCTGTCGGTGGACCCGGCCGGACGCACCGCGCAGGTGCAGGGCATGACCACCTACGAGGACCTCGTCGCGGCGACGCTGCCGCACGGGCTCATGCCGCTGGTGGTGCCGCAGCTCAAGACCATCACGATCGGCGGGGCGGTGGCGGGGCTCGGGATCGAGTCCACGTCCTTCCGCAACGGGTTGCCGCACGAGTCCGTGCGCGAGCTGGAGATCCTCACCGGTGACGGCGAGGTCGTGGTCGCGAAACCGGACGACGACCTGTTCCGGGCGTTCCCGAACTCCTACGGCACGCTCGGGTACGCGTTGCGGCTGGAGATCGAGCTCGAACCGGTGCGGCAGTACGTGCGGTTGCGGCACGTGCCGTTCGGGTCGTTCGAGGAGTGCGCGGCGGTCATCGAGGAGGTCTGCGAGGACGGGTCGGCCGACTTCGTCGACGGCACGGTGTTCTCCCGCGGCGAGATGTACCTGACGCTGGGGCACTTCGTCGACATCGCGCCCTACACGTCCGACTACACCGGCGACCAGATCTACTACCGCTCCATCCAGAAGCGGCGCACGGACCACCTGACGGTCCACGACTACCTGTGGCGGTGGGACACCGACTGGTTCTGGTGCTCACGGGCGTTCGGCGCGCAGAACCCGGTGGTGCGGAGGCTGTGGCCGAAGCGGTACCTGCGTTCGGACGTGTACCGCAAGCTGGTGGCCAAGCACCGGCGGCTGAGGCCGCGCACGGACGTGGAGCCGGTGATCCAGGACGTCGAGATCCCGGTGTCGACGCTGCCCGCGTTCCTCGACTTCTTCGACCGCGAGATCGGCATCTCGCCGGTGTGGCTGTGCCCGGTCCGCCTGCGCGACACCACGGGCTGGCCGCTGTACCCGATGGACCCGGACGTGCTGTACGTCAACGTCGGGTTCTGGTCGGAGGTCCCGGTGCGGCCGGGAGAACGGATGGGTGACCGCAACCGGCTCATCGAGCGCGAGGTGGCGCGGCTGGGCGGCCACAAGTCGCTGTACTCCGACTCCTACTACGAGGAGGACGAGTTCTGGCGGCACTACAACGGTTCGCACTACCGGTCCGTGAAGGCACGGTACGACCAGACGAACCGCCTGCCTGATCTGTACGCCAAGTGTGTCAGGGGACGATGA
- a CDS encoding SAM-dependent methyltransferase, with translation MRLASLFQRITGGNDVRFQAYDGSTAGPASAPVSIDVKTPEALSYLASAPGELGLARAYVTGHLEILGDVHAGLSQLSELSLREVPWLQRVELLRLLGRIRLNHRVTPPPQETRLHGLRHSKARDQQAIAHHYDVSNQFYEWILGPSMAYTCAVYPATESTLEQAQFAKHDLVARKLGLKPGMRLLDVGCGWGGMVMHAAREYGVRAIGVTLSRNQAEWAQKAIVEAGLSDLAEVRHLDYRDVRETGFDAVSSIGLTEHIGKAKLPAYFAALYRKLKPGGRLLNHCITRPDNKQRALSGPFINRYVFPDGELVGPGHLVSLMHDTGFEVRHEENLREHYALTLAAWGRNLDEHWDEAVDEVGEARARVWRLYLAASRLGFDRNNIQLHQVLGVRLDGTASHMPLRPDWLS, from the coding sequence ATGCGGTTGGCCTCTCTCTTTCAGCGCATCACCGGCGGCAACGACGTCCGCTTCCAGGCCTACGACGGCAGCACCGCCGGTCCGGCGTCCGCCCCGGTGTCCATCGACGTGAAAACCCCGGAAGCCCTGTCGTACCTGGCTTCCGCCCCCGGTGAGCTCGGTCTGGCCCGTGCCTACGTCACCGGTCACCTGGAGATCCTCGGCGACGTGCACGCGGGTCTCTCCCAGCTCTCCGAGCTCTCGCTGCGGGAGGTCCCGTGGCTGCAACGCGTCGAGCTGCTGCGCCTGCTCGGCCGCATCCGGCTGAACCACCGCGTGACCCCGCCGCCGCAGGAGACCCGCCTGCACGGCCTGCGCCACTCCAAGGCACGCGACCAGCAGGCCATCGCCCACCACTACGACGTCTCGAACCAGTTCTACGAGTGGATCCTCGGCCCGTCGATGGCCTACACCTGCGCCGTCTACCCGGCCACCGAGTCCACTTTGGAACAGGCCCAGTTCGCCAAGCACGACCTGGTGGCCCGCAAGCTGGGTCTCAAGCCGGGCATGAGACTGCTCGACGTCGGCTGCGGCTGGGGCGGCATGGTCATGCACGCGGCCCGCGAGTACGGCGTGCGCGCGATCGGCGTGACGTTGTCGCGCAACCAGGCCGAGTGGGCGCAGAAGGCGATCGTCGAGGCGGGCCTGTCCGACCTCGCCGAGGTGCGCCACCTCGACTACCGCGACGTGCGCGAGACCGGGTTCGACGCCGTGTCGTCCATCGGCCTGACCGAGCACATCGGCAAGGCGAAGCTGCCGGCGTACTTCGCTGCGCTGTACCGCAAGCTCAAGCCCGGCGGCCGGCTGCTCAACCACTGCATCACCCGACCGGACAACAAACAACGCGCGCTGTCGGGCCCGTTCATCAACCGGTACGTGTTCCCGGACGGCGAGCTGGTCGGCCCCGGCCACCTCGTGTCGCTCATGCACGACACCGGCTTCGAGGTGCGCCACGAGGAGAACCTGCGCGAGCACTACGCCCTGACGCTCGCCGCCTGGGGCCGCAACCTCGACGAGCACTGGGACGAGGCCGTGGACGAGGTGGGCGAGGCACGGGCACGGGTGTGGCGGCTGTACCTGGCGGCGTCGCGGCTGGGGTTCGACCGGAACAACATCCAGCTGCACCAGGTGCTCGGGGTGAGGCTGGACGGAACGGCGTCGCACATGCCGTTGCGCCCCGACTGGCTGTCCTGA
- a CDS encoding S1C family serine protease produces the protein MTEQSFPAMSGTLVQPQPAVAPAPKFWRRTAPMLTAAALVAGLFGGVTGAVIASPDGRQASTSVVAQTVANQSTTDWTSVASKVLPSVVQVNVGNGLGSGVVLSADGKILTNNHVVASAGGSVTVTLNDGREVPATVVSTDPSSDLAVLQASGVSGLTPITWANSDDVKIGDGVMAIGSPSGLQGTVTTGIVSALDRKVTVPGESRRAASVSYQAIQTDASINPGNSGGALVNAAGELVGINSAIYSPASSSGEAGSVGIGFAIPSNTAKTIVDQLS, from the coding sequence ATGACCGAGCAGAGCTTCCCCGCGATGAGCGGGACACTGGTTCAGCCGCAGCCAGCCGTTGCGCCGGCGCCGAAGTTCTGGCGCCGCACGGCCCCGATGCTCACCGCCGCGGCACTCGTCGCCGGCCTGTTCGGAGGCGTCACCGGAGCGGTGATCGCCTCACCGGACGGCCGGCAGGCCTCGACCTCCGTCGTGGCGCAGACGGTCGCCAACCAGTCCACAACGGACTGGACCTCCGTCGCCTCGAAGGTCCTGCCCTCCGTGGTCCAGGTCAACGTCGGCAACGGCCTCGGCTCCGGCGTGGTCCTCTCCGCCGACGGCAAGATCCTGACCAACAACCACGTCGTCGCCTCCGCCGGCGGCTCGGTGACCGTGACCCTGAACGACGGCCGCGAGGTGCCCGCCACCGTCGTCTCGACCGACCCGTCCTCCGACCTCGCCGTGCTGCAGGCCTCCGGCGTGTCCGGCCTGACCCCGATCACCTGGGCGAACTCGGACGACGTCAAGATCGGCGACGGCGTCATGGCCATCGGCTCGCCGTCGGGCCTGCAGGGCACCGTGACCACCGGCATCGTGTCCGCCCTGGACCGCAAGGTGACCGTGCCCGGCGAGTCCCGCCGCGCGGCTTCCGTGTCGTACCAGGCGATCCAGACCGACGCGTCGATCAACCCCGGCAACTCGGGTGGCGCGCTGGTGAACGCGGCCGGTGAGCTGGTCGGGATCAACTCGGCGATCTACTCGCCGGCGTCGAGCAGCGGGGAGGCCGGGAGTGTCGGGATCGGGTTCGCGATCCCGTCGAACACGGCGAAGACGATCGTGGACCAGCTGAGCTAG